One window of the Camelina sativa cultivar DH55 chromosome 1, Cs, whole genome shotgun sequence genome contains the following:
- the LOC104789373 gene encoding uncharacterized protein LOC104789373 yields the protein MDEVVVEVEKTKREWEDAYEKTIEHIMAIQEYGKSRRGGEGGEEKEMSLQRRNGLAQDALSLLNSLQFNLDLLAPQLPSDDQVQSTLSLLETWKNQYHSLRVNLRSANLQAKDNMRKAAQEERELLLGGGTESTVLRRKRQANAGVTSNAESVTESLRRTRQLMVQEVERSTNTLVAFDESTGVLKKAESEYKGHKSLLSRTRNLLSTMQRQDVIDRIILIVGFSLFVIAVVYVVSKRIGILKLQRMATAAIKAQLAGRAANGVGDDAMPLGQQFDGNTVPTVNIPPQQRMHDEL from the exons ATGGATGAGGTTGTTGTTGAAgtagagaagacgaagagagaatGGGAAGACGCGTACGAGAAGACGATTGAACATATCATGGCGATTCAAGAGTATGGCAAATcaaggagaggaggagaaggaggagaggAGAAGGAGATGTCGCTACAGAGGCGCAACGGATTGGCTCAGgatgctctctctcttctcaattcTTTGCAATTCAACTTGGATCTCCTCGCGCCTCAGCTTCCTTCTGATGATCAGGTTCAATCCACTCTGTCGCTGCTTGAAACCTGGAAGAATCAATATCACag TTTGAGGGTAAACCTGAGAAGTGCTAATTTACAAGCTAAGGATAACATGAGGAAAGCAGCTCAAGAAGAG AGAGAGCTTCTCCTCGGTGGTGGAACAGAGTCCACAGTTCTCAGACGTAAACGACA AGCAAATGCTGGCGTGACGTCGAATGCTGAAAGCGTAACTGAAAGTCTCAGGCGTACACGGCAGCTGATGGTTCag GAGGTTGAAAGAAGTACAAACACTCTCGTGGCTTTTG ATGAATCTACTGGAGTACTTAAAAAAGCCGAGAGTGAATACAAAGGGCATAAGTCTCTGTTGTCGAGGACCCGTAATCTGCTTTCGACAATGCAGCGTCAAGATGTAATTGACAG GATAATCCTGATAGTTGgattttctctctttgtcaTTGCTGTGGTTTACGTTGTTTCAAAACGCATCGGAATTCTGAAACTGCAACGAATGGCTACTGCTGCTATTAAAGCTCAATTAGCTGGAAGAGCAGCAAATGGTGTAGGAGATGATGCCATGCCTCTCGGACAACAGTTTGATGGCAATACAGTTCCTACTGTTAATATTCCTCCACAACAACGCATGCATGATGAACTCTAA
- the LOC104707477 gene encoding DNA mismatch repair protein MSH1, mitochondrial-like, giving the protein MPVVGISRSAKGYCMISIFETMKAYSLDDGLTEEALVTKLRTRRCHHLFLHASLRHNASGTCRWGEFGEGGLLWGECNGRNFEWFEGDTLSELLSRVKDVYGLDDEVSFRNINVPSKNRPRPLHLGTATQIGALPTEGIPCLLKVLLPSTCSGLPSLYVRDLLLNPPAYDIALKIQETCKLMSTVTCSIPEFTCVSSAKLVKLLEQREANYIEFCRIKNVVDEVLHLHRHVELVEILKLLMEPTWVATGLKIDFETFVNECHWASDTIGEMISIDDNESHQNVSKCANVPNEFFYDMESSWRGRVKGIHIEEEITQVEKSAEALSLAVAEDFHPIISRIKATTASLGGPKGEIAYAREHESVWFKGKRFTPSIWAGTAGEEQIKQLKPALDSKGKRVGEEWFTTPKVEVALARYHEASENAKARVLELLRELSIKLQTKINVLVFASMLLVIAKALFAHACEGRRRKWVFPTLVGLSTDEGAKPLVGAGRMKLTGLSPYWFDVASGTAVHNTVDMQSLFLLTGPNGGGKSSLLRSICAAALLGISGLMVPAESAFIPHFDSIMLHMKSYDSPVDGKSSFQVEMSEIRSIVSQATSRSLVLIDEICRGTETAKGTCIAGSVVESLDTSGCLGIVSTHLHGIFSLPLTAKNITYKAMGAENVQGKTKPTWKLTDGVCRESLAFETAKREGVPESIIQRAEALYLSVYAKDASSEVVKPDKIVTSHNNDQQICKPVSSERSLEKDLAKAVMKICGKKMIEPEALECFSIGARELPPPSTVGSSCVYVMRRPDKRLYIGQTDDLEGRIRAHRAKEGLQGSSFLYLMVKGKSMACQLETLLINQLHEQGYPLANLADGKHRNFGTSSSLSTPDVVSIS; this is encoded by the exons ATGCCTGTTGTTG GGATATCTCGTTCAGCAAAGGGGTATTGCATGATATCTATTTTTGAGACTATGAAAGCATACTCGCTAGATGATGGTCTAACAGAAGAAGCCTTGGTTACCAAACTCCGCACTCGTCGctgtcatcatctttttttacaTGCATCATTGAGGCACAATGCATCAG GGACATGCCGGTGGGGAGAGTTTGGAGAAGGGGGTCTACTCTGGGGAGAATGCAATGGCAGGAATTTTGAATGGTTTGAAGGAGATACTCTTTCCGAGCTCTTATCAAGG GTCAAAGATGTTTATGGTCTTGATGATGAAGTTTCGTTTAGAAATATCAATGTACCATCAAAAAATCGGCCACGTCCATTGCATCTTGGAACGGCTACACAAATTG GTGCCTTACCTACTGAAGGAATACCTTGTTTGTTGAAGGTGTTACTCCCATCTACGTGCAGTGGCTTGCCTTCTTT GTATGTGCGGGATCTTCTACTAAACCCTCCAGCTTATGATATTGCTCTGAAAATCCAAG AAACGTGCAAGCTCATGAGCACAGTAACTTGCTCAATTCCAGAGTTTACCTGCGTCTCTTCTGCTAAG CTTGTGAAGCTACTTGAGCAACGAGAAGCCAACTACATTGAGTTCTGCCGAATAAAGAATGTTGTTGATGAAGTATTACATTTGCATAGACATGTTGAGCTTGTGGAAATCCTGAAATTGTTGATGGAGCCTACCTGGGTGGCTACTGGTTTGAAGATTGACTTTGAAACTTTT GTCAATGAATGTCACTGGGCTTCCGATACAATTGGTGAAATGATATCTATAGATGACAATGAAAGTCATCAAAATGTTAGTAAATGCGCTAATGTTCCGAATGAGTTCTTTTATGATATGGAGTCTTCATGGCGAGGTCGCGTTAAGGGAATtcatatagaagaagaaatcacTCAAGTGGAAAAATCAGCTGAGGCTTTATCTTTAGCG GTAGCTGAGGATTTTCACCCTATTATATCAAGAATTAAGGCCACCACAGCTTCACTTGGTGGCCCAAAGGGCGAAATTGCATATGCAAGAGAGCATGAGTCTGTTTGGTTCAAAGGGAAACGGTTTACGCCATCTATCTGGGCTGGTACTGCAGGGGAAGAGCAAATTAAACAGCTGAAACCTGCTTTAGACTCAAAAGGGAAAAGGGTTGGAGAAGAATGGTTTACAACCCCAAAGGTGGAAGTTGCTTTAGCCAG ATACCATGAAGCTAGTGAGAACGCAAAAGCCCGGGTGTTGGAGCTGTTGAGAGAGTTATCTATAAAattgcaaacaaaaataaatgttctcGTGTTTGCATCTATGCTTCTCGTCATTGCAAAAGCATTATTTGCCCATGCTTG TGAAGGGAGAAGACGAAAGTGGGTTTTTCCAACACTTGTCGGATTAAGTACAGATGAG ggCGCAAAACCATTAGTTGGTGCCGGTCGAATGAAGTTGACAGGCCTATCACCTTATTGGTTTGATGTAGCTTCTGGCACTGCTGTTCACAACACCGTTGACATGCAATCACTGTTCCTTCTAACTGGACCCAACGGTGGTGGTAAATCGAGTTTGCTCAGATCGATTTGTGCAGCTGCTCTACTTGGAATTTCCGGTTTAATGGTTCCAGCTGAATCAGCTTTTATTCCTCACTTTGATTCGATCATGCTTCACATGAAATCCTATGACAGCCCTGTAGACGGAAAAAGTTCTTtccag GTAGAAATGTCGGAAATAAGATCTATTGTAAGCCAGGCTACTTCGAGAAGCCTAGTGCTTATAGACGAGATATGCCGAGGGACAGAAACAGCAAAAGGCACCTGTATCGCTGGTAGTGTGGTAGAGTCTCTTGACACAAGTGGCTGTTTGGGTATTGTATCTACTCATCTCCATGGAATTTTCAGTTTACCTCTTACAGCCAAAAACATCACATATAAAGCAATGGGAGCTGAAAACGTCCAAGGGAAAACGAAGCCAACTTGGAAATTGACAGATGGAGTCTGCCGAGAGAGTCTTGCGTTTGAAACAGCTAAGAGGGAAGGCGTTCCCGAGTCAATAATCCAGAGAGCCGAAGCTCTTTACCTCTCGGTTTATGCAAAAGATGCATCATCTGAAGTTGTCAAACCCGACAAAATCGTAACTTCACACAATAATGACCAGCAGATCTGCAAACCAGTGAGCTCTGAGAGAAGTTTGGAGAAGGACTTAGCAAAAGCTGTCATGAAAATCTGTGGAAAAAAGATGATTGAGCCAGAAGCATTAGAATGTTTTTCAATTGGTGCTCGTGAGCTTCCCCCTCCATCTACAGTTGGTTCTTCATGTGTATATGTGATGCGTAGACCCGATAAGAGATTGTACATTGGACAG ACGGATGATCTGGAAGGAAGAATACGTGCGCATCGAGCAAAAGAAGGACTGCAAGGGTCAAGTTTTTTATACCTTATGGTTAAAGGTAAGAGCATGGCTTGTCAGCTAGAGACCCTTCTGATTAACCAACTACATGAACAGGGCTACCCTCTAGCTAACCTAGCCGATGGAAAGCACCGGAATTTTGGAACGTCCTCAAGCTTGAGTACACCAGACGTGGTCAGTATCTCCTAG
- the LOC104707487 gene encoding DNA mismatch repair protein MSH1, mitochondrial-like translates to MHWIATRNAVVSLPKWRFLFRSSYRTYYSLKPSSPILLNRRYSEGIYCLRDRKALKGITTASKKVKTSSDVLTDKDLSHLVWWKERLQTCKKPSTLQLIERLMYTNLLGLDPSLRNGSLKDGNLNWEMLQFKSRFPREVLLCRVGEFYEAIGIDACILVEFAGLNPFGGLRSDSIPKAGCPIVNLRQTLDDLTRNGYSVCIVEEVQGPTQARSRKGRFISGHAHPGSPYVYGLVGVDHDLDFPEPMPVVGISRSAKGYCMISIFETMKAYSLDDGLTEEALVTKLRTRRCHHLFLHASLRHNASGFAYYLLFYII, encoded by the exons atgcattGGATTGCCACGAGAAACGCCGTCGTTTCATTGCCCAAATGGCGTTTCCTCTTCCGGTCCTCATATCGCACTTACTATTCCCTCAAACCCTCCTCCCCAATCCTACT TAATAGAAGGTACTCTGAGGGGATATACTGTCTCAGAGATCGAAAGGCTCTTAAAGGTATCACAACGGCTTCTAAGAAAGTTAAGACGTCAAGTGATGTTCTCACTGACAAAGATCTCTCTCATTTGGTTTGGTGGAAGGAG AGGTTGCAAACATGTAAGAAACCATCTACTCTTCAGCTTATTGAAAGGCTTATGTACACCAATTTATTAGGTCTGGACCCTAGTCTGAGGAACGGAAG TCTAAAAGATGGAAACCTCAACTGGGAGATGTTGCAGTTTAAGTCAAGGTTTCCACGCGAAGTTTTGCTCTGCAGA gTAGGAGAATTTTATGAGGCTATTGGAATAGATGCTTGTATACTCGTTGAATTTGCTGGTCTCAATCCTTTTGGTGGTCTTCGGTCAGATAGTATTCCAAAGGCTGGATGCCCAATTGTG AATCTTCGACAGACTTTGGATGACCTGACACGCAATGGTTATTCGGTG TGTATTGTGGAGGAAGTTCAGGGACCAACACAAGCACGTTCTCGTAAAGGTCGATTTATTTCAGG GCATGCACATCCAGGAAGTCCTTATGTATATGGACTAGTTGGTGTTGACCATGATCTTGACTTTCCTGAGCCTATGCCTGTTGTTG GGATATCTCGTTCAGCAAAGGGGTATTGCATGATATCTATTTTTGAGACTATGAAAGCATACTCGCTAGATGATGGTCTAACAGAAGAAGCCTTGGTTACCAAACTCCGCACTCGTCGctgtcatcatctttttttacaTGCATCATTGAGGCACAATGCATCAGGTTTTGCATATTATCTATTATTCTACATTATATAA
- the LOC104707495 gene encoding probable F-box protein At5g47300: MWQLPVNLVEEEILCRVPATSLKRLRSTCKLWNGLFNDRRFINNHFDKAAKEFLVLMLTKEYRICSMSVDLNGIPSAEFKGELSLLDHLSSHLAQFYISQVVHYDGKLLCTNKRYTRLVVWNPCTGQTKWIAQPIDRLWAVEFYTLGSYQDNNSSNKSYKILRHRGHDENQILEIYEIKSSLWRILDVTLDFHLYNGSSVCLKGKTYWFASDKKWEIKPIKFLVSFDYTTEKFARLCLPYPYFNYENVALSVIRDEKLSVLLRIRRINTTNMEIWIRDEIDETKVVSWSKILVVAEIQPGICLSSSFLVDEEKKVVLCSDRWMEEEDVRKSYDLVSIVEEDKEVKQVYCGASTMRSCWPLLFNYAPSLVQIQ; encoded by the coding sequence atgtggcAACTTCCAGTGAATTTGGTAGAGGAGGAGATACTCTGTCGGGTTCCGGCGACATCTTTGAAACGGTTACGGTCTACTTGCAAACTATGGAACGGTTTATTCAACGATAGGAGATTTATAAATAATCACTTTGATAAAGCCGCAAAGGAGTTTCTAGTTCTCATGTTAACAAAGGAATACAGGATTTGCTCAATGAGTGTCGATCTCAATGGAATTCCATCTGCAGAGTTTAAAGGTGAGCTTAGCTTACTCgatcatctttcttctcatctAGCTCAGTTCTATATATCTCAAGTCGTTCACTACGATGGCAAGCTGCTATGCACCAACAAACGGTACACCAGACTCGTTGTTTGGAACCCGTGTACCGGTCAAACCAAGTGGATCGCCCAACCCATAGATCGTTTGTGGGCAGTTGAATTCTACACTCTTGGATCTTACCAAGACAATAACTCTAGCAATAAAAGCTACAAGATACTGAGACACAGGGGTCATGACGAGAAccaaatattagaaatatatgagattAAATCTAGTTTATGGAGAATTCTTGATGTCACTCTAGACTTTCATTTATATAATGGTTCCAGCGTGTGTTTGAAAGGAAAGACTTACTGGTTTGCTTCCGATAAAAAGTGGGAGATAAAACCCATCAAATTCTTAGTCAGTTTTGATTATACAACAGAGAAATTTGCACGTCTATGTCTTCCCTATCCgtattttaattatgaaaatgtGGCTCTATCTGTTATTAGAGACGAGAAGCTTTCGGTGTTATTACGAATACGACGCataaatacaacaaatatgGAGATATGGATAAGAGATGAGATTGATGAGACCAAAGTGGTGTCGTGGAGCAAGATATTAGTAGTGGCCGAAATTCAACCTGGCATTTGCCTTTCCTCAAGTTTCTTGGtcgacgaggagaagaaagtcgtCCTATGTTCTGATAGATGgatggaggaagaagacgtGAGAAAGTCCTACGACTTGGTATCAATTGTTGAGGAGGATAAGGAAGTCAAACAAGTATATTGTGGAGCATCTACAATGCGTTCATGTTGGCcacttttgtttaattatgcTCCAAGTTTGGTTCAAATCCAGTGA